The Pantoea vagans genome includes a window with the following:
- the crp gene encoding cAMP-activated global transcriptional regulator CRP yields MVLGKPQTDPTLEWFLSHCHIHKYPSKSTLIHQGEKAETLYYIVKGSVAVLIKDEEGKEMILSYLNQGDFIGELGLFEEGQERSAWVRAKTACEVAEISYKKFRQLIQVNPDILMRLSSQMARRLQITSEKVGNLAFLDVTGRIAQTLLNLAKQPDAMTHPDGMQIKITRQEIGQIVGCSRETVGRILKMLEDQNLISAHGKTIVVYGTR; encoded by the coding sequence ATGGTTCTCGGCAAACCGCAAACAGACCCTACACTCGAATGGTTCCTGTCCCATTGCCATATTCACAAATATCCGTCAAAGAGCACGCTCATCCATCAGGGTGAGAAAGCGGAAACGCTGTACTACATCGTGAAAGGTTCCGTTGCGGTTCTGATCAAAGATGAAGAAGGCAAAGAGATGATCCTCTCCTACCTCAATCAGGGAGATTTCATCGGCGAACTCGGCCTGTTTGAAGAAGGTCAGGAACGTAGTGCCTGGGTACGTGCCAAAACTGCCTGCGAAGTGGCTGAAATTTCCTACAAAAAATTCCGTCAGCTGATTCAGGTAAACCCGGATATTTTGATGCGACTCTCGTCGCAAATGGCGCGTCGTCTGCAAATCACCTCCGAGAAAGTGGGCAACCTTGCCTTCCTCGATGTGACGGGCCGTATCGCGCAAACACTGCTTAATCTGGCCAAACAGCCAGATGCGATGACTCACCCAGACGGGATGCAGATTAAAATCACCCGTCAGGAGATTGGTCAGATCGTGGGTTGCTCACGCGAAACCGTGGGGCGCATCCTGAAAATGCTGGAAGATCAGAACCTGATCTCCGCACACGGTAAAACCATCGTCGTTTACGGCACCCGCTAA
- a CDS encoding OsmC family protein, translating into MQARVKWVEGLTFLGESSSGHQVLMDGNSGDKAPSPMEMVLMAAGGCSAIDVVSILQKGRNDVADCEVKLTSERREEAPRIFTHINLHFIVSGKALSDKAVARAVDLSAEKYCSVAIMLGKGVEITHSYEVVEL; encoded by the coding sequence ATGCAGGCACGAGTGAAATGGGTGGAGGGGTTAACCTTTCTCGGAGAATCCTCATCTGGCCATCAGGTATTAATGGACGGTAATTCAGGGGATAAAGCGCCGAGTCCAATGGAGATGGTTCTGATGGCGGCGGGCGGCTGTAGCGCGATTGACGTGGTGTCTATCCTGCAAAAGGGCCGTAATGATGTGGCCGATTGCGAGGTGAAGCTCACCTCTGAACGCCGTGAAGAAGCGCCACGTATTTTTACCCACATCAACCTGCATTTTATTGTCAGCGGCAAAGCGTTGAGTGATAAAGCCGTGGCCCGCGCGGTTGATCTCTCCGCTGAGAAGTACTGTTCAGTAGCGATCATGCTGGGCAAAGGCGTGGAAATCACCCACAGCTATGAAGTGGTAGAGCTGTAA
- a CDS encoding phosphoribulokinase has protein sequence MSARHPIIAVTGSSGAGTTTTSLAFRKIFQQLDLHAAEVEGDSFHRYTRPEMDMAIRKARDLGRHISYFGPEANDFGLLEQTFKHYGKTGQGESRKYLHTYDEAVPWNQVPGTFTPWQPLPDNTDVLFYEGLHGGVVTQPHNVAEHVDLLVGVVPIVNLEWIQKLVRDTSERGHSREAVMDSVVRSMEDYINYITPQFSRTHINFQRVPTVDTSNPFAAREIPSLDESFVVIHFRGLEGIAYPYLLAMIQGSFISHMNTLVVPGGKMGLAMELIMTPLVQRLIEGKRIE, from the coding sequence ATGTCAGCCAGGCATCCAATCATTGCCGTTACCGGTTCCAGCGGAGCCGGTACCACCACCACCAGCCTCGCCTTCCGTAAAATATTCCAGCAGTTGGATCTGCACGCTGCGGAAGTGGAAGGTGACAGCTTCCATCGCTACACCCGTCCAGAGATGGACATGGCGATCCGTAAAGCGCGCGATCTGGGTCGTCACATTAGCTACTTTGGCCCCGAAGCCAATGACTTTGGTTTATTAGAGCAGACGTTCAAGCACTACGGAAAAACCGGTCAGGGCGAATCGCGCAAGTATTTGCACACCTATGATGAAGCGGTGCCGTGGAATCAGGTGCCGGGCACCTTTACGCCGTGGCAGCCGCTGCCGGACAACACCGATGTGCTGTTCTATGAAGGGTTACACGGCGGTGTGGTGACCCAACCGCACAACGTGGCAGAGCATGTGGATCTGCTGGTGGGTGTGGTGCCGATTGTGAACCTGGAGTGGATTCAAAAGCTGGTGCGCGACACCAGCGAACGTGGGCATTCTCGTGAAGCGGTGATGGATTCCGTGGTGCGTTCGATGGAGGACTATATCAACTACATCACGCCGCAGTTCTCTCGCACCCACATCAACTTCCAGCGCGTGCCGACCGTGGATACCTCCAACCCGTTTGCCGCACGTGAGATCCCTTCGCTCGACGAAAGTTTTGTGGTGATCCATTTCCGTGGTCTGGAGGGGATTGCCTACCCTTACCTGCTGGCAATGATTCAGGGCTCGTTCATTTCACACATGAATACGCTGGTGGTGCCGGGGGGCAAAATGGGGCTGGCGATGGAATTGATCATGACACCGCTGGTGCAACGGCTGATAGAAGGTAAACGGATTGAATAA
- a CDS encoding YheU family protein: MIIPWQELEVTTLENLIETFVLREGTDYGEQERSLAQKVADVRRQLERGEVVLVWSELHESVNIMPARDFRG, encoded by the coding sequence GTGATTATTCCCTGGCAAGAACTTGAAGTGACAACGCTGGAAAACCTGATTGAAACTTTCGTGTTACGTGAAGGTACCGATTACGGCGAGCAGGAGCGCAGCCTGGCGCAGAAGGTGGCCGATGTGCGCCGCCAACTGGAACGCGGCGAAGTCGTGCTGGTGTGGTCTGAACTGCATGAATCAGTGAATATCATGCCTGCGCGAGATTTTCGCGGTTAA
- a CDS encoding hydrolase, which produces MHQTSLYPSYFDRPDGERFTPLRGFSNAHLQTLLPRILRRRVTLRPHWQRLDLPDGDFVDLAWSEDPAQARHKPRMVMFHGLEGSFRSPYAHGLMQACQARGWLAVVMHFRGCSGEPNRLQRIYHSGETEDATFFLHWLQREWGTVPTAAVGVSLGGNMLAYLLGMQGNNALVDAAVAISAPFALEPCSEKLDAGFSRFYQHYLLTKLKQNATRKLLAWPGTLPVELSQLRAFRRIREFDDAITARAHGFLDANDYYRRASAMPLLSGVRKPLLVIHAKDDPFMTDAVIPQPEQLSPSIEYQLTQQGGHVGFVGGTLLKPKMWLEQRVPDWLSTYLDV; this is translated from the coding sequence ATGCATCAGACAAGCCTTTACCCAAGCTATTTTGATCGCCCCGACGGCGAGCGCTTTACACCGCTGCGCGGATTCAGTAACGCGCATCTACAAACACTGCTGCCGCGCATTCTGCGTCGGCGCGTAACCTTACGCCCGCACTGGCAGCGCCTTGACCTGCCGGACGGCGATTTTGTTGATCTCGCGTGGAGCGAAGATCCCGCGCAGGCGCGCCATAAACCCCGCATGGTGATGTTCCACGGCCTGGAAGGCAGCTTCCGCAGCCCCTACGCTCACGGCCTGATGCAGGCCTGCCAGGCACGCGGATGGCTGGCAGTGGTGATGCACTTCCGGGGTTGCAGTGGCGAGCCCAATCGCCTGCAGCGCATTTATCATTCCGGTGAAACCGAAGACGCCACCTTTTTCCTGCACTGGCTCCAGCGCGAATGGGGTACGGTTCCGACGGCAGCGGTGGGCGTTTCACTCGGGGGGAATATGCTGGCCTATTTGCTGGGCATGCAGGGCAACAATGCTCTGGTTGATGCCGCCGTTGCGATTTCAGCTCCCTTTGCCCTTGAACCCTGTAGCGAAAAGCTGGATGCCGGCTTCTCGCGCTTCTATCAGCACTATTTGCTCACTAAGCTGAAACAGAACGCCACGCGTAAACTGCTGGCCTGGCCCGGCACGCTGCCGGTGGAACTGAGCCAGCTGCGCGCCTTTCGCCGCATTCGTGAGTTCGATGATGCGATTACCGCACGCGCGCACGGTTTTCTGGATGCCAATGACTATTATCGACGTGCCAGCGCCATGCCGCTGCTCAGCGGCGTACGCAAGCCGTTGCTGGTCATTCACGCCAAAGACGACCCATTTATGACCGATGCAGTGATACCGCAACCAGAACAGCTGTCACCCTCCATTGAATATCAGCTGACGCAACAAGGCGGTCATGTTGGTTTTGTTGGCGGCACCTTGCTGAAGCCGAAAATGTGGCTGGAACAGCGTGTACCTGACTGGCTTTCAACCTATCTGGATGTGTGA
- a CDS encoding LysE family translocator produces MELSLFLSMLGFLWVAAITPGPNNMLLTASGANFGFLRTIPLLIGIMIGMQVMLLMVAFGIGGLILLYPSLHLVLKIAGSLYLLWLAWKIATAEYEKLETEDASVKQMPFWQGGLLQLINPKAWLMALGAVASFSLAGDAYLHSVIAISIGMALVNVVSGVIWMGFGSMIGRLLRSPRAWKIFNLAMGVLTAACVLLIWR; encoded by the coding sequence ATGGAACTGAGTCTTTTTTTATCAATGTTGGGCTTTCTTTGGGTCGCTGCCATCACGCCAGGCCCCAATAATATGTTACTTACTGCCTCAGGTGCTAATTTTGGCTTCCTGCGCACCATTCCGTTGCTCATTGGTATCATGATTGGCATGCAAGTCATGTTGCTGATGGTGGCATTTGGCATCGGCGGTCTCATCCTGCTTTATCCTTCTCTGCATCTGGTGCTGAAGATTGCTGGTAGTCTCTATTTACTGTGGCTGGCGTGGAAAATCGCGACTGCGGAGTACGAGAAGCTGGAAACGGAAGACGCCAGCGTGAAGCAGATGCCATTCTGGCAGGGCGGATTGCTGCAACTGATCAACCCTAAAGCCTGGTTGATGGCATTGGGTGCGGTCGCCAGCTTCAGCCTCGCAGGCGATGCTTACCTGCATTCGGTGATAGCCATCAGCATCGGCATGGCACTGGTCAACGTGGTATCCGGCGTAATCTGGATGGGGTTTGGTTCGATGATTGGCCGCCTGCTGCGCAGCCCGCGCGCGTGGAAAATCTTCAACCTCGCCATGGGAGTATTGACGGCCGCCTGCGTGCTGTTGATTTGGCGTTAA
- a CDS encoding LacI family DNA-binding transcriptional regulator: MSIEKVAHLAGVSKATVSRVLNHHPGVRPDTREKVLAAIEHCDYQPNLLARQLRTAQSHMLLVLISDITNPFCSRVVQGIEAEAEAQGYHILLCNSASQLPREAAYLALLSGKVVDGVITMDAAACLQELKGMIGDAPWVQCAEYDPSIPASSVTIDNKEAAFETVRYLASKGRRRIALVNCDMRYLYSHQRESGYREALEQLELSWGAVAYAENISCESGSAALRELLLHPERPDAVFAVSDVLAVGVIHAALEAGLRVPEDLAVVGFDGIPFTSSLNPPLTTIEQPMNRLGARSVQLLLNRIRQPQSEVVREVLPWKRVERASS; this comes from the coding sequence ATGTCGATTGAGAAAGTTGCGCATCTCGCTGGCGTATCAAAAGCCACGGTATCACGGGTGTTAAATCATCATCCCGGTGTGCGACCGGACACGCGTGAGAAGGTGCTGGCGGCCATTGAGCATTGCGACTACCAACCCAATCTGCTGGCGCGTCAGCTGCGTACCGCGCAAAGCCATATGTTACTGGTGTTAATTTCAGACATCACTAATCCCTTCTGTTCGCGCGTGGTGCAAGGCATTGAAGCTGAAGCCGAGGCACAGGGTTATCACATCCTGTTGTGCAATTCGGCCTCGCAGTTACCCCGGGAAGCCGCTTACCTGGCGTTGCTGAGTGGTAAAGTGGTGGATGGCGTGATCACCATGGACGCTGCCGCCTGCCTACAGGAGCTGAAAGGTATGATTGGTGATGCGCCCTGGGTGCAGTGCGCGGAATACGATCCGTCGATCCCGGCCTCCAGCGTCACCATCGATAATAAAGAAGCCGCCTTTGAAACTGTGCGTTACCTGGCCAGTAAAGGCCGTCGCCGCATTGCGTTGGTGAATTGCGATATGCGCTACCTCTATTCCCATCAGCGAGAGAGTGGCTACCGTGAGGCGCTGGAGCAGTTAGAACTGAGCTGGGGCGCCGTGGCCTATGCTGAAAACATTTCGTGCGAGTCGGGAAGCGCTGCGCTGCGGGAGTTGTTGTTGCACCCGGAACGGCCAGACGCGGTGTTTGCGGTGTCGGATGTGCTGGCCGTCGGTGTGATCCATGCCGCGCTGGAGGCCGGATTGCGCGTGCCGGAAGATCTGGCTGTGGTGGGATTTGATGGTATTCCGTTTACCAGCAGCCTCAACCCGCCGCTGACGACCATTGAACAACCGATGAACCGGCTGGGGGCGCGCAGTGTTCAGCTGTTACTGAATCGCATCCGCCAGCCGCAAAGTGAGGTGGTGCGCGAGGTGTTACCCTGGAAGCGCGTTGAACGCGCCTCCAGCTGA
- the tauA gene encoding taurine ABC transporter substrate-binding protein has protein sequence MMAVKKTITAVAAAFALMAFQAQAVNVTVAYQTSAEPAKVAQADNTFAKESGATVDWRKFDSGASVLRALASGDVQIGNIGSSPLAVAATQQLPIEAFLLASQLGNSEALVVKKSITQPKDLIGKRIAVPFISTTHYSLLSALKHWGIKPSQVQLVNLQPPAIIAAWKRGDIDGAYVWSPAVNELEKDGTVLTDSSQVGKWGSPTLDVWVVRKDFAQQHPEIVTAFARSAIDAQQAYIANPDQWLKQPDNLSKLSRLSGVPESDVPVLVKGNTYLTAQQQLEQLGKPVNKAIVDTAHFLKEQGKVPDAASDYSSYVTTRFVAPLAK, from the coding sequence ATGATGGCAGTGAAAAAAACAATAACAGCAGTGGCAGCAGCATTCGCCCTGATGGCTTTTCAGGCGCAAGCGGTTAACGTGACGGTGGCGTATCAAACTTCGGCAGAGCCGGCCAAAGTGGCGCAAGCCGATAACACCTTTGCCAAAGAGAGTGGCGCAACCGTTGACTGGCGTAAATTTGATAGCGGTGCCAGCGTGCTGCGCGCATTGGCCTCGGGCGATGTGCAGATTGGCAATATCGGTTCGAGTCCGCTGGCCGTGGCAGCCACGCAACAGCTGCCGATTGAAGCCTTTTTGTTGGCCTCTCAGCTCGGCAATTCCGAAGCGCTGGTGGTCAAGAAATCCATCACCCAACCTAAAGATCTGATTGGCAAACGCATTGCGGTGCCTTTCATCTCCACAACGCATTACAGCCTGCTGTCTGCGCTCAAACATTGGGGCATCAAGCCATCACAGGTGCAGTTAGTGAACCTGCAACCGCCCGCCATTATTGCCGCGTGGAAACGCGGTGACATCGATGGTGCCTATGTCTGGTCTCCTGCGGTGAATGAGCTGGAAAAAGACGGCACGGTGTTGACCGACTCTTCTCAGGTGGGCAAATGGGGCTCACCGACGCTGGATGTCTGGGTGGTGCGCAAAGACTTCGCGCAACAGCATCCTGAGATCGTCACCGCCTTCGCCCGCAGCGCGATTGACGCACAACAGGCGTATATCGCCAATCCCGATCAGTGGCTCAAGCAGCCAGACAACCTGAGCAAGCTGTCACGCTTAAGCGGCGTGCCGGAGAGCGATGTGCCGGTGCTGGTGAAAGGCAATACCTACCTGACCGCGCAACAACAGCTCGAACAGTTGGGTAAACCCGTGAACAAGGCAATTGTCGACACCGCGCACTTCCTGAAAGAGCAGGGCAAAGTGCCGGATGCCGCCAGCGACTACAGCAGCTACGTCACCACTCGCTTTGTTGCACCCTTAGCGAAGTAA
- the tauB gene encoding taurine ABC transporter ATP-binding subunit has translation MLSITNLNARYAGQPALQDINLQLDQRDLLVVLGPSGCGKTTLLNLIAGFLPLESGSITLDGKAVNGPGAERGVVFQNEGLLPWRNVIDNVAFGLQLAGMAKAERRAIARRLIRKVGLEGAEKRFIWQLSGGQRQRVGIARALAADPQLLLLDEPFGALDAFTREQMQTLLLTLWRDTGKQILLITHDIEEAVFLASELVLLSPGPGRVVERIKLDFGQRFAAGEPCRSIKSDPAFIERREYVLNQVFSQREAFV, from the coding sequence ATGCTCAGCATCACCAACCTGAATGCGCGTTACGCCGGACAACCCGCGCTGCAAGATATCAATTTGCAGCTCGACCAACGCGACCTGCTGGTGGTGCTGGGGCCTTCTGGTTGCGGAAAAACCACACTGCTCAATCTGATTGCCGGTTTTCTGCCGCTGGAGTCGGGCAGCATTACGCTGGATGGCAAAGCGGTGAACGGGCCTGGTGCCGAGCGCGGCGTGGTATTCCAGAACGAGGGATTGCTGCCGTGGCGTAACGTCATCGATAACGTGGCCTTTGGTTTACAACTGGCGGGAATGGCGAAAGCCGAGCGCCGCGCTATCGCCCGACGTTTGATCCGCAAAGTGGGACTGGAAGGGGCAGAAAAGCGTTTTATCTGGCAGCTCTCTGGGGGTCAACGTCAGCGCGTGGGTATTGCCCGTGCGCTGGCGGCTGACCCTCAGCTGCTGCTGTTAGATGAGCCGTTTGGTGCGCTGGATGCTTTTACTCGCGAACAGATGCAAACGCTGCTTCTGACGCTGTGGCGGGATACCGGTAAACAGATTTTGCTGATAACCCACGATATAGAGGAAGCGGTGTTTCTCGCCAGCGAACTGGTGCTGCTGTCGCCGGGGCCGGGGCGCGTGGTTGAGCGTATCAAACTCGACTTTGGCCAACGGTTTGCCGCGGGTGAGCCGTGTCGCAGCATTAAATCCGATCCGGCCTTCATCGAACGTCGTGAGTATGTATTGAATCAGGTCTTTTCCCAGCGGGAGGCGTTTGTATGA
- the tauC gene encoding taurine ABC transporter permease TauC → MSAVIDEKTQTRRRSLRWPFSPQFSLSLLSVALMLLVWWAVTALGLVAPLFLPPPQQVLQKLLLIASPQGFMDATLWQHLGASLTRMLVALFFAALIGIPVGIAMGLSPAIRGLLDPLIELYRPVPPLAYLPLMVIWFGIGETSKILLIYLAIFAPVTLSTLAGVKNAQQVRIRAARALGASRWQLLRYVILPGALPEILTGLRIGLGVGWSTLVAAELIAATRGLGFMVQSAGEFLATDVVLAGIAVIALIAFSLELGLRALQRRLTPWNGEQQ, encoded by the coding sequence ATGAGTGCGGTGATTGATGAGAAAACCCAGACGCGGCGCCGCTCGCTGCGCTGGCCGTTTTCACCCCAGTTTTCTCTCAGCTTGCTGAGCGTAGCTTTAATGCTGCTGGTGTGGTGGGCGGTTACCGCCCTCGGTTTAGTCGCGCCTTTATTCCTGCCGCCGCCCCAGCAGGTGTTGCAAAAGTTACTGCTGATCGCCAGCCCGCAAGGCTTTATGGATGCGACGCTGTGGCAGCACTTGGGTGCCAGCCTCACGCGCATGCTGGTGGCGTTGTTCTTTGCCGCACTGATCGGTATTCCGGTGGGCATTGCGATGGGATTGAGCCCCGCGATTCGTGGGCTGCTGGACCCGCTGATTGAACTCTATCGCCCGGTGCCGCCACTGGCTTATTTGCCGCTGATGGTGATTTGGTTCGGCATCGGTGAAACCTCGAAAATTTTACTGATCTATCTGGCAATCTTCGCACCGGTGACGCTCTCGACGCTGGCAGGCGTGAAAAATGCGCAGCAGGTGCGGATTCGTGCGGCTCGGGCATTAGGCGCGTCGCGCTGGCAGCTGTTGCGTTACGTGATTCTGCCGGGGGCGCTGCCGGAAATTCTGACCGGTTTGCGGATTGGCCTGGGCGTGGGATGGTCAACGCTGGTGGCCGCCGAACTGATTGCTGCCACGCGCGGGCTCGGATTTATGGTGCAGTCGGCGGGCGAGTTTCTCGCCACCGATGTGGTGCTGGCGGGTATCGCGGTGATTGCGTTAATTGCCTTTAGTTTAGAGCTGGGACTGCGCGCTCTGCAGCGCCGTCTGACACCCTGGAATGGAGAACAACAATGA
- the tauD gene encoding taurine dioxygenase encodes MNERVTFTTLGPHIGAQVGDLDLSRPLSDAQFEQLYHGLLRHQVLFLRNQVITPAQQRALAVRFGDLHIHPVYPHAEGVEEIIVLDTHQDNPPDNDNWHTDVTFIDTPPAIAILASKLLPESGGDTLWSTGIAAYEALSEPFKQLLSGLQAEHDFKKSFQEYKYRKTEEEHQRWQQAVAKNPPVQHPVIRTHPVSGRKALFVNEGFTTRLLGLSEKESDALLGFLFAHTAKPEFQVRWRWQENDVAIWDNRVTQHYANADYYPARRVMHRATVLGDKPF; translated from the coding sequence ATGAATGAACGTGTGACTTTTACCACGCTAGGCCCGCATATCGGCGCACAGGTCGGCGATCTCGATCTCAGCCGCCCGTTAAGCGACGCGCAGTTTGAACAGCTTTATCACGGCCTGTTACGCCATCAAGTGTTGTTTCTGCGTAATCAGGTGATCACACCCGCACAGCAGCGTGCGCTGGCGGTGCGCTTCGGCGATCTGCATATCCACCCGGTTTATCCGCATGCGGAAGGGGTGGAAGAGATTATCGTGCTGGACACCCATCAGGACAATCCGCCGGATAATGATAACTGGCACACCGATGTGACCTTTATCGACACGCCTCCAGCGATTGCGATTCTCGCCTCGAAGCTGTTGCCGGAGAGTGGCGGCGATACCTTGTGGTCCACCGGGATAGCAGCCTATGAAGCGCTGTCTGAACCCTTTAAGCAGCTGCTGAGTGGTTTGCAGGCCGAGCACGATTTTAAAAAATCGTTTCAGGAGTATAAGTACCGTAAAACCGAAGAAGAGCATCAGCGCTGGCAGCAAGCCGTCGCGAAAAATCCACCGGTGCAACATCCGGTAATCCGAACCCATCCGGTGAGCGGGCGCAAAGCGCTGTTTGTGAATGAAGGTTTTACCACGCGCTTGCTGGGATTGAGCGAGAAAGAGAGTGATGCACTGTTGGGTTTCCTGTTCGCGCATACCGCCAAACCCGAGTTCCAGGTGCGCTGGCGCTGGCAGGAGAATGATGTGGCAATCTGGGATAACCGCGTGACGCAGCATTACGCGAATGCGGATTATTATCCGGCACGAAGGGTGATGCATCGGGCAACGGTGTTGGGGGACAAACCGTTTTAA
- a CDS encoding ABC transporter ATP-binding protein translates to MIVFSSLQIRRGTNVLLDNATATINPGQKVGLVGKNGCGKSTLLSLLKGELSSDAGHFTFPNSWALAWVNQETPALSKAALEYVIDGDREYRQLESELAEANAKDDGNAIALVHGKLDAIQAWSIHARASSLLHGLGFSQEQLMRPVSDFSGGWRMRLNLAQALVCRSDLLLLDEPTNHLDLDAVIWLERWLKSYEGTLILISHDRDFLDPVVDKIIHIEQQTMFEYTGNYSSFERQRVAKLAQQQALFQSQQEKVQHLQKYIDRFRAQATKAKQAQSRIKMLERMELIAPAHVDNPFSFSFRAPESLPNPLLKMEKVTAGYGERIILDAIKLNLVPGSRIGLLGRNGAGKSTLIKLLAGEIEALDGKVGLAKGIKLGYFAQHQLEYLRADESPLQHLARIAPQTLEQQLRDYLGGFGFQGDKVSEITERFSGGEKARLVLALIVWQRPNLLLLDEPTNHLDLDMRQALTEALIDFEGALVVVSHDRHLLRSTTDDLYLVHDRKVDVFEGDLDDYQQWLSDLQKQQAQQDAAPKQDNANSAQSRKDQKRRDAELRSQTQPLRKEIEKLEKQMAKWQSQLSEAEALLSDSAIYDQSRKADLNTALQRQAESKSALEDVEMAWLDAQEQLEQMLAS, encoded by the coding sequence ATGATTGTATTTTCCTCATTACAAATCCGCCGCGGCACCAATGTGCTGCTGGATAACGCAACAGCCACCATTAATCCCGGCCAAAAAGTCGGTCTGGTGGGCAAAAACGGCTGTGGCAAATCTACGCTGCTGTCGTTGCTTAAAGGTGAACTCAGCAGCGATGCAGGTCACTTCACCTTTCCCAATAGCTGGGCACTGGCATGGGTAAATCAGGAAACCCCCGCGTTAAGTAAAGCCGCGCTGGAATATGTTATTGATGGCGACCGCGAATATCGTCAGCTTGAATCCGAATTAGCGGAAGCTAATGCCAAAGATGATGGTAATGCCATCGCTCTGGTACACGGCAAGCTCGATGCGATTCAGGCATGGAGCATACACGCACGCGCTTCCAGTCTGCTGCACGGATTGGGCTTTAGCCAGGAACAGTTGATGCGGCCGGTGAGTGATTTCTCCGGTGGCTGGCGTATGCGCCTTAACCTGGCGCAGGCGTTGGTGTGCCGATCCGATCTGCTGCTGCTTGATGAACCCACCAACCACCTCGATCTCGATGCGGTGATCTGGCTTGAGCGTTGGTTAAAAAGCTACGAAGGCACGCTGATCCTGATCTCGCACGACCGAGATTTTCTTGATCCGGTGGTGGATAAGATTATCCATATCGAGCAGCAGACGATGTTCGAATATACCGGCAACTACAGCTCGTTCGAACGCCAGCGCGTGGCCAAACTGGCGCAGCAACAGGCGTTGTTCCAGAGTCAGCAGGAAAAAGTACAACACCTGCAAAAGTACATCGATCGCTTCCGCGCGCAGGCCACCAAGGCCAAGCAAGCGCAGAGCCGTATCAAAATGCTGGAGCGCATGGAGTTGATTGCCCCGGCACACGTCGATAATCCCTTCAGTTTTAGCTTCCGTGCGCCAGAAAGCCTGCCAAATCCGTTATTAAAAATGGAGAAAGTGACGGCGGGTTACGGTGAGCGCATCATCCTTGATGCCATCAAACTCAACCTGGTGCCCGGTTCACGCATTGGCTTGCTGGGCCGCAACGGTGCAGGTAAATCGACGCTGATTAAACTGCTGGCGGGCGAAATTGAAGCGCTGGATGGCAAAGTCGGATTGGCCAAAGGCATCAAACTCGGTTACTTCGCACAGCATCAGCTTGAGTATCTGCGCGCTGACGAGTCCCCTTTACAGCATCTGGCGCGCATTGCGCCACAAACGCTGGAACAGCAGCTGCGCGACTATCTGGGCGGTTTCGGCTTCCAGGGTGACAAAGTCAGCGAGATCACCGAACGCTTCTCCGGCGGTGAAAAAGCGCGACTGGTGCTGGCGTTGATTGTGTGGCAGCGCCCTAACCTGCTGCTGCTTGATGAACCGACCAACCACCTTGATCTCGACATGCGCCAGGCACTGACCGAAGCGCTGATTGACTTCGAAGGCGCGCTGGTTGTGGTTTCGCATGACCGCCATCTGTTGCGTTCGACCACCGATGACCTCTATCTGGTGCATGACCGTAAAGTCGATGTCTTCGAAGGCGATCTCGATGACTATCAGCAGTGGTTGAGCGACTTGCAGAAGCAACAAGCGCAACAGGATGCCGCACCAAAGCAGGATAACGCCAACAGCGCCCAGTCACGCAAAGATCAGAAACGCCGCGATGCCGAACTGCGTTCGCAGACTCAGCCGTTGCGTAAAGAGATCGAGAAACTTGAGAAGCAGATGGCGAAATGGCAAAGCCAGTTGAGCGAAGCCGAAGCCTTACTCTCCGACAGTGCGATTTACGATCAAAGCCGTAAAGCCGATCTCAACACAGCATTGCAACGTCAGGCCGAAAGTAAATCCGCGCTGGAAGACGTTGAAATGGCATGGCTGGATGCGCAAGAGCAGTTGGAGCAGATGCTGGCGAGTTAA